A DNA window from Zingiber officinale cultivar Zhangliang chromosome 3A, Zo_v1.1, whole genome shotgun sequence contains the following coding sequences:
- the LOC122050970 gene encoding sodium/calcium exchanger NCL1-like gives MRSPQLLLFLLLGLSPLLAVSRSISAPADEADADLPISDGITSRSYSDGRTLILPSLRRPEIARLFSGEQCEQTYGFLPCTTTVVGNMFLIVVYGFLMYKAATYLSSGSELLLEIMGPGIVGGLFLPILGALPDAMLILVSGLSGSKETAQNQVLIGMGLLAGSTVMLLTVLWGSCIIVGKTDLSENLTSIDSQDTHLFSLFGSGVSTDIQTSYAARIMAISIIPFVLVQLPRVFNFPSGQRLAVLISLIVAVALLVSYCVYQIFQPWIQRRRLAYAKHKHVISGILRHAQMQALGRLMDKEGTPDPDVLKMLFHKLDENSDGSLSHAELRALIIGLQIDEINLDMDDAVKKIMDDFDTSRNSTIEEQEFVVGISKWLTEARHYVGNTSSYSKKFMDEFHSKTREDHDTLIDQSDEVVESVDKPGLTIFKAILLLLLGTLLAAIFADPLVDAVDNFSLATSIPSFFISFIAMPLATNSSEAVSSIIFARRKKQRTSSLTFSEIYGGVTMNNTLCLAVFLALVYFRGLTWDFSAEVLIILIVCVVMGLFASFRTTFALWTCFVAFLLYPFSLGLVYLLDFVFGWS, from the exons ATGCGGTCGCCTCAGCTCCTCCTCTTCCTGCTCCTCGGTCTCTCCCCCCTCCTCGCCGTCAGCCGCTCCATCTCGGCGCCGGCTGACGAGGCGGACGCCGATCTGCCGATCTCGGACGGTATCACGTCCCGCTCTTACTCGGATGGCCGAACCCTGATCCTTCCCTCCCTCCGCCGTCCGGAGATCGCGCGTCTTTTCTCCGGGGAGCAGTGCGAGCAGACGTACGGGTTCCTCCCCTGCACCACCACGGTGGTGGGGAACATGTTCCTCATCGTTGTGTACGGGTTCCTGATGTACAAGGCGGCGACGTACCTCTCCTCCGGGAGCGAGCTCCTCCTCGAAATCATGGGCCCGGGTATTGTCGGGGGGCTTTTCCTTCCGATTCTTGGGGCTCTCCCTGACGCAATGCTAATATTAG TATCTGGGCTATCTGGGAGTAAAGAAACTGCTCAAAATCAGGTGTTGATTGGAATGGGTTTACTTGCTGGATCGACTGTGATGCTGCTTACAGTACTATGGGGATCTTGTATTATTGTGGGAAAGACTGATCTTTCAGAGAATTTAACCTCAATTGATTCACAAGATACACATCTATTCAGTCTATTTG GTTCTGGTGTTTCCACTGATATTCAAACAAGCTATGCAGCAAGAATCATGGCAATATCTATCATCCCATTTGTGTTAGTGCAACTGCCACGAGTTTTCAATTTTCCCTCTGGACAGCGTCTAGCTGTTTTGATTTCTCTTATTGTTGCAGTTGCGCTCTTGGTTTCATATTGTGTCTATCAG ATATTTCAACCTTGGATTCAGAGGAGAAGATTAGCTTATGCAAAGCACAAGCATGTAATATCAGGAATTCTAAGACATGCTCAGATGCAAGCCCTCGGACGACTCATGGATAAGGAGGGAACACCTGACCCAGATGTTCTTAAAAT GTTGTTCCATAAACTAGATGAGAATTCAGATGGATCACTATCACATGCTGAGTTAAGAGCTCTGATCATAGGTCTCCaaattgatgaaataaatttgGATATGGATGATGCTGTTAAAAAAATCATGGATGATTTTGATACGTCACGAAATTCAACAATCGAAGAACAAGAGTTTGTTGTGGGAATCTCAAAATGGCTTACCGAGGCCAGACATTATGTTGGAAATACTAGTTCTTACTCAAAAAAATTCATGGACGAGTTTCACTCG AAAACAAGGGAGGATCACGACACATTGATTGATCAGAGTGATGAAGTTGTAGAAAGCGTTGATAAACCCGGTTTGACAATTTTCAAAGCCATCTTACTCTTGCTCCTTGGAACTCTTCTTGCTGCAATTTTTGCTGACCCACTCGTGGATGCTGTCGACAACTTCTCTCTCGCTACAAGCATACCTTCATTCTTCATATCGTTCATTGCCATGCCTTTGGCTACCAACTCCAGTGAGGCTGTCTCTTCAATCATTTTTGCCCGCCGAAAAAAGCAAAGAACTTCTTCACTCACTTTCTCAGAG atCTATGGAGGAGTGACTATGAACAACACACTTTGCTTGGCTGTCTTCTTGGCTCTAGTTTACTTTAGAGGCCTAACATGGGACTTCTCTGCtgaagttttgatcattttgattGTCTGTGTGGTGATGGGCCTCTTCGCCAGTTTCCGGACGACCTTTGCTCTGTGGACTTGCTTTGTCGCGTTCTTGCTCTACCCCTTCTCATTGGGACTTGTATATCTGCTCGACTTTGTCTT
- the LOC122050971 gene encoding putative pentatricopeptide repeat-containing protein At1g74580, whose amino-acid sequence MSLRTLLPKHVVAVIKYQKDPLRALEMFNSAARDDGFKHNLFTYKCMVDKLGSHGKFKAMEDIISEMRINLDNSLLEGVYVSSMKCYGKRGMVQDAVNTFERMDFYGCELTVVSYNTIMNILVEFMHYDQAHKVYLRMLDKGIVPDIYTFTIRIKSFCRTQRPHVALRLLRNLSHRGCPANAVAYCTVVSGLYEENCHCEACNLFDEMLSRKLYPDILTFNKLINVLCQKGEVVESYKLVAKILKRGTSLNLFTYNILIQGLCKDSKVSDAISLFHHIGDDLAPDVVSYNTLISGLCKHSKLVEAVHYLHKMTNEGCIPNDFTYNTIINGYCKLGQVHDACNLLKDAEFKGFVPDHVTYCSLINGLCEEGETDRAFELFDESQRKGLKPNTEIYNSLIKGLSQQGLILQALDVMNDEMIENGFNPDICTYNIIINGLCKMGNVSYACIVLNDAIAKRYLPDVFTFNTLIDGYCKQLKLDQALEIVDRMWTHGLVPDVITYNSVLNGLCKAGKTTDVIETFSGMGKRGCRPNVITYNILIENLCKANKIQEASELLVKMVNEGLTPDTISFSTLIHGFCRNSDLDGAYDLFKKLEDRFFPTTDTYNIMIGAFSEKLNIHMAVKIFNEMISKGLLPNGYTYRVLVNGFCKTGNIDFAYKYLTDMLNKGFVPTMATFGQVINCLSVKHRAYEAVGLIYTMVSKGVVPEVVHTILSTDKREIAAPKILVEELLKKGHITYYAYELLYDGIRDKKLSRRRGKMKLVKT is encoded by the coding sequence ATGAGCCTTCGCACCTTGCTCCCAAAACATGTAGTTGCTGTAATCAAGTACCAAAAGGATCCACTCCGTGCTCTTGAGATGTTCAATTCTGCAGCAAGAGATGATGGCTTCAAGCATAATCTCTTCACCTATAAGTGTATGGTGGACAAGCTTGGATCTCATGGCAAGTTTAAGGCCATGGAGGATATTATCTCCGAAATGAGGATTAACCTTGATAATTCATTGCTTGAAGGCGTATATGTTAGCTCCATGAAGTGCTATGGTAAAAGAGGCATGGTCCAGGATGCGGTCAATACATTTGAGAGGATGGATTTCTATGGTTGTGAGCTGACTGTTGTATCCTACAATACTATTATGAACATCTTGGTCGAATTCATGCACTATGATCAAGCACATAAAGTGTACCTAAGGATGCTTGATAAAGGAATTGTTCCTGACATCTACACTTTTACAATTAGGATAAAGTCATTTTGTAGAACGCAGAGACCGCATGTAGCTTTAAGGCTTTTGAGGAATCTGTCGCATAGAGGATGCCCTGCCAATGCAGTTGCATATTGCACTGTTGTTTCTGGTCTCTACGAGGAGAACTGTCACTGTGAGGCCTGCAatctgtttgatgaaatgctcAGCAGAAAACTATATCCTGATATACTTACATTTAACAAGCTTATCAATGTTCTTTGTCAAAAAGGCGAAGTTGTTGAGAGCTACAAGCTTGTTGCCAAGATTTTGAAGAGGGGCACATCTCTGAACCTGTTCACATACAATATACTGATTCAAGGATTGTGCAAAGACAGCAAGGTATCTGATGCTATTTCCTTGTTCCATCATATTGGTGATGATTTGGCTCCAGATGTGGTCTCCTATAATACACTTATCTCTGGTTTATGCAAACATTCTAAATTAGTTGAAGCAGTGCACTATCTTCATAAGATGACAAATGAAGGTTGCATTCCAAATGATTTTACATATAATACCATTATTAATGGATACTGCAAATTAGGTCAGGTTCATGATGCATGCAATCTTCTTAAAGATGCAGAGTTCAAGGGGTTTGTTCCTGACCATGTAACTTACTGCTCTTTGATTAATGGACTCTGTGAGGAAGGCGAGACAGACAGAGCATTTGAATTGTTTGATGAGTCTCAAAGAAAGGGGTTGAAGCCTAATACTGAGATATATAATTCACTAATCAAAGGGCTTTCTCAACAAGGCCTTATATTGCAAGCATTGGATGTCATGAATGATGAGATGATAGAAAATGGTTTCAATCCCGATATATGTACATATAACATTATCATAAATGGCTTATGCAAGATGGGgaatgtttcttatgcttgtattgTTCTCAATGATGCTATAGCAAAACGCTACCTTCCTGATGTTTTTACTTTCAACACATTAATTGATGGCTATTGCAAGCAACTGAAGCTGGATCAAGCTTTGGAAATTGTTGACAGAATGTGGACCCATGGTCTTGTACCAGATGTTATCACATATAATTCTGTTCTGAATGGCCTTTGCAAAGCTGGGAAAACCACTGATGTAATTGAAACTTTCTCAGGGATGGGAAAGAGAGGATGTCGTCCAAATGTAATCACATACAATATACTCATAGAAAACCTTTGCAAGGCCAATAAAATACAAGAAGCATCTGAATTGCTTGTGAAGATGGTAAATGAAGGATTAACTCCAGACACCATCAGTTTTAGCACATTGATTCATGGATTCTGCAGGAACAGTGATCTTGATGGAGCCTATGACCTCTTCAAAAAATTGGAGGACCGGTTCTTTCCAACAACTGATACATATAACATTATGATTGGTGCATTTTCTGAGAAGCTGAATATTCATATGGCTGTGAAAATTTTTAATGAGATGATAAGCAAAGGGTTGCTGCCAAATGGATATACTTATCGTGTTCTAGTCAATGGATTTTGCAAGACTGGAAATATTGACTTTGCTTACAAATATCTTACTGACATGCTTAATAAAGGATTTGTTCCAACAATGGCAACATTTGGACAGGTCATAAACTGCCTTTCTGTAAAACACAGGGCTTATGAAGCTGTTGGTCTCATTTACACTATGGTCAGCAAAGGTGTAGTTCCAGAGGTCGTCCATACCATACTCAGTACTGATAAGAGGGAGATAGCAGCGCCAAAGATCCTGGTGGAGGAACTTCTGAAGAAGGGTCACATTACTTATTATGCATATGAACTTCTTTATGATGGGATTAGAGATAAGAAACTATCAAGAAGAAGGGGCAAGATGAAACTTGTAAAAACATAA
- the LOC122053450 gene encoding mitogen-activated protein kinase kinase kinase 17-like codes for MRIGRWSRGPVIGRGSSAAVSIATDIASGDVFAVKSAELSRSASLQREQRILSSLDSPYVVSCFGSEVISDSPSGGCSYNLFLEYAVRGSLADDVAKHGGRLDEAAIRSETGDILRGLAYLHSSGVVHCDVKGHNVLVGSDGTAKLADLGCARRIGEERCEIRGTPMFMAPEVARGEEQGPPADMWALGCTVIEMATGRGPWSDVSDLAAALHRIAFSPEVPEPPSWLSREGKDFLSKCLVRDPRKRWTAEQLLEHEFVSSSPKSSAEQRWESPKSVLDQTLWESLLETDECQSPDDPSKRMEQLIGVGIPRWRWDDDWATIRSNNGAVAAQSNSLKNSH; via the coding sequence ATGAGGATTGGCAGGTGGAGCCGAGGTCCGGTCATCGGCCGCGGCTCCTCCGCCGCTGTCTCTATAGCCACCGACATTGCGTCCGGCGACGTCTTCGCCGTCAAGTCCGCTGAGCTCTCGCGCTCCGCCTCCCTGCAGCGGGAGCAGAGGATCCTGTCGTCGCTCGATTCGCCTTACGTCGTCTCTTGCTTTGGGTCCGAAGTGATCTCGGATTCGCCGTCGGGAGGTTGCAGCTACAACCTTTTCTTGGAGTACGCCGTGAGGGGGTCGCTGGCGGACGACGTGGCGAAGCACGGCGGGCGGCTGGATGAGGCGGCGATTCGGTCCGAAACCGGCGACATCCTCCGGGGCTTGGCTTACCTCCACTCCAGCGGCGTCGTCCACTGCGACGTCAAGGGCCACAATGTCCTCGTTGGCTCCGACGGCACCGCCAAGCTCGCCGACCTGGGCTGTGCCCGCCGGATTGGCGAAGAACGCTGTGAAATAAGGGGCACGCCCATGTTCATGGCTCCGGAAGTGGCCCGCGGGGAAGAGCAGGGGCCGCCGGCCGACATGTGGGCCCTCGGCTGCACCGTGATCGAGATGGCCACCGGCCGGGGGCCATGGTCGGACGTCTCCGACCTCGCCGCGGCGCTTCACCGGATCGCCTTCTCGCCGGAAGTGCCGGAGCCGCCCAGCTGGCTCTCCCGCGAGGGGAAAGACTTCTTGAGCAAGTGCTTGGTGAGGGATCCCAGAAAGCGGTGGACTGCGGAGCAGCTCCTGGAGCACGAGTTCGTGAGCTCCTCACCGAAATCCAGCGCCGAGCAGCGGTGGGAGTCCCCAAAGAGCGTTCTCGACCAGACACTCTGGGAATCGCTGCTGGAAACCGACGAGTGCCAGTCGCCCGATGATCCATCGAAGAGAATGGAGCAGTTAATCGGCGTCGGCATCCCCCGCTGGAGATGGGACGACGACTGGGCGACAATCAGAAGCAACAACGGCGCCGTCGCCGCCCAATCCAATTCTCTGAAGAATTCACATTAG
- the LOC122050972 gene encoding putative ribosome biogenesis protein C8F11.04: MLPPSSSTSRAKRDVVARAVDALLKWLRRHPGDDFLHLVLTTKKAPRGVRPNNFRVPLPHRLYSSCCLLVDDRPRSSLAPSAARDAVRHLALPLSDVLTLSEIRSRCRTPEARRSLAASHDLFLADRRLIPLLPSLLGDPFFSKKKKGNHRTPVPLDLSIPSWPEDLQQACGSTKFHLVPTTSSEIKVGRASQGRDDLIDNVMAAIEGVVLNVPKKWKNVRSLHLKATNSLALPLYDSMETCAKIECSSRPSNVEEKKQGSEAQSQVEEIVEIADEVESESDVDAQDKFKKLINYLRGKHVNILEHTENTDAKEIKRRKISLD, from the coding sequence ATGCTGCCGCCGTCCTCATCGACCTCCAGGGCGAAGCGGGACGTCGTCGCCCGAGCGGTGGACGCTCTCCTCAAGTGGCTCCGGCGCCATCCCGGCGATGACTTTCTCCACCTGGTCCTCACCACCAAGAAGGCTCCTCGCGGCGTCCGCCCCAACAACTTCCGTGTACCCCTCCCCCATCGCCTTTACTCCTCCTGCTGCCTCCTCGTCGACGACCGCCCCAGGTCCTCCCTCGCTCCCTCCGCCGCCCGCGACGCGGTCCGTCACCTCGCCCTCCCCTTGTCCGATGTCCTTACCCTCTCTGAGATCCGCTCTCGCTGTCGCACCCCCGAGGCTCGTCGCTCCCTCGCCGCCTCCCACGACCTTTTCCTGGCCGACCGCCGCCTCATTCCCCTCCTACCTTCCCTCCTCGGCGATCCTTTCTTcagtaagaagaagaaggggaaCCACAGAACTCCCGTGCCGCTCGATCTTTCCATCCCTTCGTGGCCGGAGGATCTCCAGCAGGCATGCGGTTCGACCAAGTTCCATCTCGTCCCGACCACAAGTAGCGAGATCAAGGTGGGGCGGGCTTCCCAGGGAAGGGATGATTTGATCGACAATGTGATGGCTGCCATCGAGGGAGTCGTTCTGAATGTGCCAAAGAAGTGGAAGAATGTGAGGTCTCTTCATCTAAAGGCAACCAATTCGTTAGCATTGCCACTCTATGATTCAATGGAGACTTGTGCTAAAATTGAGTGTTCCTCAAGGCCGAGCAATgttgaagaaaaaaaacaaggcAGTGAAGCTCAATCACAAGTCGAGGAAATCGTTGAAATTGCTGATGAGGTAGAGTCTGAAAGTGATGTGGATGCACAGGACAAATTCAAGAAGTTGATAAATTACCTTAGAGGTAAGCACGTAAATATTTTGGAGCACACAGAGAATACTGATGCAaaagaaattaagagaaggaaaatTTCCTTGGATTAA